DNA sequence from the Streptomyces cinnabarinus genome:
GCTGCTACCTGAACGTCGCCACCGCCCTGTCCGGGGCCGGCGCCTCCCTGGCGGATCTGGCGAAGCTCACCGTCTACGTCGTCGGCTGGACGCCCGACAAGATGCCCCTGCTCATGGCGGGCATCGCTCGCGCGGCCGAGACCCTCGGGACGGCCCCGCTGCCGCCCGCCAGCCTCATCGGCGTCGCCGCACTCGACGTACCGGAACATCTGGTGGAGGTGGAGGCCACCGCGGTCATCGACTGACGCCACCGGGTGTGGTGATGCGCCGGACCGCCTCGGCGGTCAGCGCCCGCTCGTGCGGCTC
Encoded proteins:
- a CDS encoding RidA family protein, producing the protein MAITLLNPDGLPKIDAYRQVSVATGSRLVFVAGQVSWDDQGVTVGEGDLAAQVERCYLNVATALSGAGASLADLAKLTVYVVGWTPDKMPLLMAGIARAAETLGTAPLPPASLIGVAALDVPEHLVEVEATAVID